Within Candidatus Terasakiella magnetica, the genomic segment AGTCGCCAGAATCGAACGGGAGGTTTTGAGCCATATTTTATTCTCTCTTACTCTTCATAAGGACACGACAAAAAAAACCATCTGTCTTTGAAAACAGAAGGGGGTCGATGATGACAGAAGTGTCCTTATGTGGTTGGTTGGCCGATCAGAGTTTCATAAAGTTTGACAGGTCTATTAGACTCTGGACGGTCAAAAACCGGCCCTGCATGGAACCGGCTGTTGGTAAGTTTATATCACAAAATAGCCCTAAAAAACAGGCCTAAGTTACAGATTCATGACGAAAACCTGCTTCTCCAAAGCAGAAAAGCAGGTTTAAGAGATAAAAAATGCTGCAGAGCAACAGGTTAAGGATTAATCGCCTTCGCCTGGTTTTTCGCTCATTTCAGCTTTCTTGCCTTTGCGACCATTTTCCGCATCAGCATTTTCCATTGCGTCTTTCTTGGTCGTGATATTAGGCCAGACTTCAGAGAATTTCTGGTTAATTTCAAGCCATTCCTCGATACCATCTTCGGTATCAGGCAAGATCGCTTCTGCCGGACATTCAGGTTCACACACACCACAATCGATACATTCATCAGGGTTAATCACCAGTGTGTTTTCACCCTCATAGAAACAATCGACCGGGCAGACCTCGACACAGTCGGTGTATTTACATTTAATACAGTTTTCCATGACAACGTAGGTCATTTAAATCTCCGTTTATGTGACCGCTTTTTACACAAAACTACCGAATCGGGCTTTTCCAAAGCGAATCGTTAATATTTTTTCCTTTAAAGGTATTTTCAAGCCATACCTTCAAGAACTGCAATTGAGGTAGCATAATCCCTTCTAGACAGCAACCATATGAATAGTATGGGTATTGGTTTTTTTAAGCTCTCAAAACCACCTAAACAGGCCATGGGACTTGAACAATCTTAAAAGACTTCATACCTTGCTGATAAAGAAGGAACTTTATTTATGCCCCATCGCCTCTTTTATCCAGCAACACAACGAAACCGTGATGCAATTTTTTCAATCCTCAAGCAATTTTTACCCCAACAAGGTAACGTGCTTGAAATTGCCAGCGGCAGTGGCGAGCATGTCATCCATTTTGCACAATCATGTCCAGATCTTAACTGGCAGCCCAGTGACCTTGATCCCGACTGTTTAAAAAGCATCCAGTCTTGGATTGAGCATACGGGCTTAAAAAATATCCACTCTCCCTTATCCTTGGATACGACCTCAAACGCAAATTGGCCGCAAACTGAACTTGATGCACTGATATGTATCAATATGATTCATATTAGCCCGTGGGAAGCCACCATCGCCTTGATGAAAAAGGCCGCGCATTATCTTAAAGAAGACGGTTTCCTTTATCTTTACGGACCCTATAAGCGCAATTCTCAACATACCGCACCCAGCAATGTCGCTTTTGAGCAGTGGTTAAAAGAGAAGGACCCACGTTTTGGGGTGCGCGCCATGGAAGAGGTTGAAGCAGAGGCGGCAAAAAACGGGCTTAAACTGGCTCATGTCTATGACATGCCTGCCAATAATTTTTCCTTGGTTTTTCACCCCGCTTGACGCTATATCCTACAGCCATGAGTAAGAACCCAAATTTCAAAGCCGATATGGTGGTCTTTGGCCTCTTTATCTTTTTACTAGGCGTGGTGTTTTCCGTCTTTGTACTGGAAAAAGACCCGGACGCCCGACTCGGCCTGTTTGGCATCAGCATTTGGGTTCTCGTCATCGTTGGTGCGCTTTATATGCGCAAACGCTCAGCTGAAAAAGATGCGCAAGACGATGAGGCTTCTAAAGACGACAGCCAAAAATAAAAGGCCCTGCACATTTATATGCAGAGCCTTTTTCATATTCATTATGCCAGAGCACAATAATTAGTCGCGAGCAGGAACCATAATGGTTGCATCGCCAACGATGACATTTGTATCACCAACCGTACAAACGGTTTCAAACTTAATCATTTTCTTGGCATCGTCTTTTTCAAGAGCTGTCACACGTGCAACAACCGTATCGCCAATTTTAACAGGCGCTTTGAATTTCAGATTCTGCGCAATGTAGATACAGCCCGGGCCAGGCAACTTTGTGCCAAAAACAGTCGAGATAAAACCAGCACTCAACATACCGTGTGAGATGCGTGTTTTAAACATTGTGCTGGCGGCAAATTCTTCATTCAGATGAACCGGGTTTGTATCGCCTGACACACCAGCAAATGCCATGATATCGGCTTCTGTAACGGTTTTAGAAAAAACATCGGTCATACCGACATCGATTTCGTCATATGAGTAGCCGTAAAGCTCTTCCATGGTTTCATCCCTTAAATATAATAATTAACGTCTGCGCGGCACTATATACGGAAGTAAAATTCTTCCAAAGTGAAAATTCCCTCTTTTCTTTAATGAAAAGAATGTTTCATAATGCGCGCGCTATGATCATTGGAAAATTCGCCCTCACCTTTTTTGCATTTTTGCTGCTCTCCCCTTCTGTCTGGGCCGGGAAAATTGCGCCTGCGCCAAACATGATCTTACCCATTGAGTGCGAACTGGGCTGGAACTGCTGGATTGCCAATTATGTGGACCATGATCGCACCAAGGCGGCCAAAGATTACGCCTGTGGCACACAAACCTATAATGCCCATAAAGGCACCGACTTCATGATCCGCAATTATCGCGATATGCAGGCCGGGGTGGTGGTGCGCGCGGCCAGTGACGGTTTTGTGGTGGGTACGCGCGATGGCATGAAAGATATTGATTTTCGCAAATTACCAAAAGAGAAAATCGCCAAAAAGAAATGCGGCAATGGCGTGCGCCTTAAACATGAAAATGGCTGGATCACGCAATATTGCCATCTGCGCAAAAACAGTGTGAAAGTCAAAAAAGGCGATGCGGTAAAACAAGGTGATATCATCGGCCTTGTGGGCCATTCCGGTATGGCAAGTTTCCCTCACCTACATTTTCAAATCGAATATATCCCTGAAGGGTCCACCAAACGCACAGGCCATGCGGTTGACCCGTTTGTTGGGGTCTCACGCCTTGATAAATGTAAAGCCAGCAATAAAGCACTTTGGCCCAAACCCGTGATGAATGAGCTGGCCTATCGCAAGCTGGATATTTTTGATATCGGCTTTTCAGCGACCCAGCCCAAACATAGCGGCTTAGTGCAAGGGCTTTATGATGATGAAACCCTTTCTATACGCTCGCCTCGCCTATTTTTATGGGGGCGGTTTTTGCATGTGAAAAAAGGCGATATAATCACTTTCACCATCACCGCACCGGATGGTGAAAGCGTGCTCAATTACACCAGTACCATTGAGAAAGACCAAGCCTATCGCACCCTTCATGCCGGTTTGCGCAAACCCACATTAAACTGGGAAAATGGTGTCTATCGCGGGCTGATCAAGCTGGTGCGCAATGATGATAATGGCGGGCGAATTTATAAGTCCGACAGTACAATTACCCTCAAATAACGATTTAAAATAATTGTTGATCATCCGAACATTTTAATATATTAGAATATGCTAAATATATTATTTGCGATGGAGAAAATAAATGAGCAAGAATTACCCTGAAATCGCCAAAGACCTGACAGGTGCGATCAAGACCCTGCGCGGTGCCATTCCTGAAACCATGAGTGCCTTTTCACAACTGGCACAAAGCGCCAGTGCTGATAGTGTTCTTGATCCAAAAACAAAAGAACTTCTTGCCATTGCCATCGCGATCACAACACGCTGTGACGGCTGTATTGCTTTTCATGTAAAAGCCGCCCTTAAGTTTGGCGCAACCCGTGAAGAAGTCGCTGAAACCGTTGGTATGGCTGTTTATATGGGCGGTGGGCCGTCTATGATTTATGGTTCCCAAACACTGGAAGCCTATGACCAGTTTGCTGAGAAATACAAAAAGTAATCTCAAACAAACCGATCAGAGTTGATTATAATC encodes:
- the fdxA gene encoding ferredoxin FdxA, which codes for MTYVVMENCIKCKYTDCVEVCPVDCFYEGENTLVINPDECIDCGVCEPECPAEAILPDTEDGIEEWLEINQKFSEVWPNITTKKDAMENADAENGRKGKKAEMSEKPGEGD
- a CDS encoding DUF938 domain-containing protein gives rise to the protein MPHRLFYPATQRNRDAIFSILKQFLPQQGNVLEIASGSGEHVIHFAQSCPDLNWQPSDLDPDCLKSIQSWIEHTGLKNIHSPLSLDTTSNANWPQTELDALICINMIHISPWEATIALMKKAAHYLKEDGFLYLYGPYKRNSQHTAPSNVAFEQWLKEKDPRFGVRAMEEVEAEAAKNGLKLAHVYDMPANNFSLVFHPA
- a CDS encoding MaoC family dehydratase, producing MEELYGYSYDEIDVGMTDVFSKTVTEADIMAFAGVSGDTNPVHLNEEFAASTMFKTRISHGMLSAGFISTVFGTKLPGPGCIYIAQNLKFKAPVKIGDTVVARVTALEKDDAKKMIKFETVCTVGDTNVIVGDATIMVPARD
- a CDS encoding M23 family metallopeptidase, with the protein product MFHNARAMIIGKFALTFFAFLLLSPSVWAGKIAPAPNMILPIECELGWNCWIANYVDHDRTKAAKDYACGTQTYNAHKGTDFMIRNYRDMQAGVVVRAASDGFVVGTRDGMKDIDFRKLPKEKIAKKKCGNGVRLKHENGWITQYCHLRKNSVKVKKGDAVKQGDIIGLVGHSGMASFPHLHFQIEYIPEGSTKRTGHAVDPFVGVSRLDKCKASNKALWPKPVMNELAYRKLDIFDIGFSATQPKHSGLVQGLYDDETLSIRSPRLFLWGRFLHVKKGDIITFTITAPDGESVLNYTSTIEKDQAYRTLHAGLRKPTLNWENGVYRGLIKLVRNDDNGGRIYKSDSTITLK
- a CDS encoding carboxymuconolactone decarboxylase family protein, which translates into the protein MSKNYPEIAKDLTGAIKTLRGAIPETMSAFSQLAQSASADSVLDPKTKELLAIAIAITTRCDGCIAFHVKAALKFGATREEVAETVGMAVYMGGGPSMIYGSQTLEAYDQFAEKYKK